One Flagellimonas sp. CMM7 genomic region harbors:
- a CDS encoding glycoside hydrolase N-terminal domain-containing protein — protein MNKQHIICLILAVSICCCKSNVGKVDLVELFELSPQNGFLSREPASKWEESAISGNGTVGMLIPGHVHKDRIVLSHEKLFMPEYEPLKAPNLSSRLDEIRTLIFNGKEKEASMIAVEEGKQIGIEDEFVWTNPHIPACQLEFQAIQPIKNDQYARTVNYETGEVTVNYGTEKDIISRKAFVSRKDNVAVFQITSPTGGKLNYRFLLNQLPQLEAEEDEEVFDPTDYTNLNISAEKNYLSYQTTFKKEWQGSLKSYTVLTKIINKKGSIRLRDNALEVIDADEILVLSTIKLSYDKSEGNQIETLKNELDVLEPSYDKLLAPHAKIHGEMFNRFSFELGENESTSLTSNELLASSSFENTNKDLIVQSVKAGRYNVISSTGATPPSLQGIWGGTWRPAWSGDFTLNGNVPSAIALGLNTNYQELTDAYLNMLDSMMDDFKYNASAMYGLEGIYVPSRVSEFGSAYHFAEFFPHLYWYAGTAWAAHFHYDRWLYTMDEQYLKERALPFMLEAYDFLSQILYKTRKGEYMFIPSYSPEVGPLGKHPVAINATMDVAAMKQLLRNLIALAKQGYIAEERISEYENILKSLPEYAIDKKGELKEWIWDSYENNNDHRHVSHLYPLYDGVDPDFKNNERLLEAARKAIEARMFSRRENDGGIMAFGLVQLGMASAHLKNAVLAEECVNWLVNSYWTTAFVSYHDPQEIFNMDISGGLPAVVSYMLLQSTLDGIELLPALPKNWPNGKVKGLPARGGFVVDMEWKDGKPSKVLITSKSGRATKIKFRDQVIPIQVKKGRTQEVNFI, from the coding sequence ATGAATAAGCAACATATAATTTGCTTAATACTGGCTGTCAGTATTTGCTGCTGCAAATCAAACGTTGGCAAAGTTGATTTAGTGGAGCTATTTGAGCTATCTCCACAGAACGGTTTCCTGAGTAGGGAACCAGCCTCCAAGTGGGAGGAATCTGCTATTAGTGGTAATGGTACTGTAGGTATGTTAATTCCGGGCCACGTGCACAAGGATAGAATTGTACTCAGTCATGAGAAATTGTTTATGCCCGAATACGAGCCTTTAAAAGCGCCCAATTTAAGTAGCCGGTTAGATGAAATCAGAACTTTGATATTTAATGGTAAGGAAAAGGAAGCTTCGATGATTGCTGTTGAAGAAGGCAAACAAATAGGAATTGAAGACGAGTTTGTATGGACGAACCCTCATATTCCTGCATGTCAGTTGGAGTTTCAAGCGATACAACCCATTAAAAATGACCAATACGCTCGTACGGTAAATTATGAAACTGGAGAAGTCACCGTAAATTATGGTACCGAAAAGGATATTATTTCACGAAAAGCATTCGTTTCTAGAAAGGATAATGTTGCCGTATTTCAAATTACGAGCCCTACCGGAGGTAAACTCAATTATAGGTTCTTGCTTAATCAGCTTCCACAGTTGGAAGCAGAAGAAGATGAAGAAGTTTTTGATCCAACAGATTATACTAATTTAAATATTTCGGCTGAGAAGAATTATTTGTCTTACCAAACGACCTTTAAAAAAGAATGGCAGGGATCTTTAAAGTCCTATACTGTTCTTACGAAGATTATAAATAAAAAAGGTTCAATACGATTAAGGGATAATGCATTAGAAGTCATAGACGCCGATGAAATTTTAGTGCTCTCTACCATAAAATTGAGTTACGATAAATCAGAAGGTAATCAAATAGAAACTTTGAAGAATGAGCTCGATGTTTTAGAGCCGTCGTACGATAAACTGTTGGCACCACACGCAAAGATTCATGGTGAAATGTTTAACAGGTTTAGTTTTGAGTTAGGAGAGAATGAGAGCACAAGTTTAACATCAAATGAATTGTTGGCTTCATCTAGTTTTGAAAACACCAATAAAGATTTAATAGTTCAATCTGTTAAAGCTGGACGCTATAATGTTATAAGCAGTACTGGGGCTACCCCACCCTCGCTACAAGGTATTTGGGGAGGCACATGGAGACCGGCATGGTCTGGTGATTTTACACTAAATGGTAATGTGCCCTCCGCGATTGCTTTGGGACTCAATACGAACTATCAGGAATTAACTGACGCATATTTAAACATGCTTGATAGTATGATGGATGATTTTAAATATAATGCCAGTGCTATGTATGGGTTGGAGGGTATTTATGTGCCCTCACGAGTAAGTGAGTTTGGAAGTGCCTATCACTTTGCGGAATTTTTCCCCCATTTATATTGGTACGCCGGTACGGCCTGGGCTGCCCATTTTCATTATGATAGATGGTTATATACAATGGATGAACAATACCTTAAGGAAAGAGCACTGCCATTTATGTTAGAAGCATACGACTTTTTAAGTCAAATTTTATATAAGACAAGAAAAGGGGAATATATGTTTATTCCATCTTACTCTCCAGAAGTAGGGCCTCTTGGTAAGCACCCTGTGGCAATTAACGCAACTATGGATGTTGCCGCTATGAAACAGTTGTTAAGAAATTTGATTGCTCTTGCAAAGCAAGGCTATATTGCAGAAGAGCGCATTTCTGAATATGAAAATATATTGAAATCATTACCAGAATATGCCATTGATAAAAAAGGTGAACTAAAAGAGTGGATTTGGGATAGTTATGAAAATAATAATGATCACAGACATGTATCGCATTTATACCCGCTTTATGACGGTGTTGACCCTGATTTTAAGAATAATGAAAGATTATTGGAGGCTGCGAGAAAAGCTATAGAAGCTAGAATGTTTTCCAGAAGGGAAAATGATGGTGGTATTATGGCTTTTGGCTTAGTTCAATTGGGAATGGCTTCCGCACATCTCAAAAATGCAGTATTGGCAGAAGAATGTGTTAATTGGCTAGTAAACTCTTACTGGACTACAGCATTTGTGTCTTATCATGACCCTCAGGAGATATTCAATATGGATATAAGTGGCGGTCTACCAGCAGTAGTTTCTTATATGCTACTTCAATCCACATTAGATGGAATAGAATTGTTACCGGCATTACCTAAAAACTGGCCTAATGGAAAAGTAAAAGGTTTACCTGCAAGGGGAGGCTTTGTAGTAGATATGGAATGGAAAGATGGCAAACCGTCTAAGGTTTTGATAACTTCAAAAAGCGGACGAGCTACTAAGATTAAATTTAGAGATCAAGTAATTCCAATTCAAGTTAAAAAAGGAAGGACTCAAGAAGTAAATTTTATCTAG